A single region of the Nicotiana sylvestris chromosome 6, ASM39365v2, whole genome shotgun sequence genome encodes:
- the LOC104210292 gene encoding heat stress transcription factor A-1-like, whose product MEAIHEIGNSPPPFLCKTYDMVDDLSTDSVVSWSKSNNSFVVWNVLEFSRDILPKYFKHNNFSSFVRQLNTYGYRKVDPDCWEFANEGFLRGHKHLLKTISRRKPSQMQVHQDTTSQVQSVSTESCVEVGKFGIEEEVERLKRDKNVHMEELVKLKQQQQATDHCLENVGQRLHLMEQRQQQTMSFLAKALQSPGFIAELIHQQNEGNRRIPGMKKKRRFPNQEEEIYAGKPVSTMHDRQIVRYQPLMNEAAKALLQKILKTNASGRLETKVKNTNGVLTNHGHAFENTLDSAGICSRISGVTLPQLPTSSQSHLTADSGFPFNSNLSAIPEIQYSPSLVPWEAKVPHFPGLNALNFQTDHVLPEVSEGYGINTLDNFGITDLKRLGTGDLPDIDRMQGIVDGVTSIVPDRYSTDTDIDIFLDEMSKLPGINDIFWDQILSASPLTGDKHEIGSLALGDGLAKEEDVPGIQESAFDKKKHMSYLT is encoded by the exons ATGGAAGCAATTCATGAGATAGGAAATTCGCCGCCGCCTTTTCTGTGCAAGACGTATGATATGGTGGACGATTTGTCGACGGATTCAGTGGTGTCGTGGAGTAAGAGTAATAACAGCTTCGTCGTCTGGAACGTGCTGGAGTTTTCGAGAGATATTTTGCCCAAGTATTTTAAGCACAATAATTTCTCCAGCTTTGTTAGGCAGTTGAATACTTAT GGTTACAGGAAGGTTGATCCAGACTGCTGGGAATTTGCAAACGAGGGATTCCTTAGAGGCCACAAACACCTCTTGAAGACCATAAGTAGGCGAAAACCGTCTCAAATGCAGGTCCATCAGGACACCACCTCCCAAGTGCAAAGTGTATCTACTGAGTCTTGTGTTGAAGTTGGGAAGTTTGGAATAGAAGAAGAGGTGGAAAGGCTTAAAAGAGATAAAAATGTTCATATGGAGGAGCTAGTCAAGTTGAAACAGCAGCAGCAGGCAACAGACCACTGCTTAGAGAATGTTGGGCAGCGTCTTCATTTGATGGAACAAAGACAACAGCAAACCATGTCATTCCTTGCTAAGGCCTTGCAGAGCCCTGGCTTTATAGCCGAACTTATTCATCAACAGAATGAAGGAAACAGGCGCATTCCTGGGATGAAAAAGAAGAGGAGATTTCCCAACCAGGAAGAAGAAATTTATGCAGGCAAGCCTGTCAGTACTATGCATGACAGGCAGATAGTCCGTTACCAGCCTTTGATGAATGAGGCAGCAAAAGCATTGCTGCAGAAGATCCTGAAAACTAATGCATCTGGTAGGCTGGAAACCAAAGTTAAGAATACAAATGGTGTCTTGACTAATCATGGCCATGCTTTCGAAAATACATTAGACAGTGCTGGTATATGCAGTCGTATTTCTGGGGTTACCCTTCCACAACTGCCAACTTCGTCACAATCTCATCTGACGGCGGATTCAGGATTTCCATTCAACTCTAATTTATCTGCCATTCCTGAGATCCAATATTCCCCTAGTCTGGTTCCCTGGGAAGCCAAAGTCCCTCACTTTCCTGGTTTAAATGCACTTAACTTTCAGACAGACCATGTTCTGCCTGAAGTTTCAGAAGGATATGGGATAAATACACTGGACAATTTTGGAATAACTGACCTTAAGCGGTTGGGAACTGGGGATTTGCCAGACATTGACAGAATGCAAGGCATTGTGGATGGTGTAACATCAATTGTCCCTGATAGATATTCCAcagatactgatattgatatctTTTTGGACGAGATGTCTAAGCTTCCAGGCATTAATGACATTTTCTGGGATCAGATTCTTTCGGCAAGCCCTCTCACTGGGGATAAGCATGAGATTGGTTCCCTAGCATTAGGAGATGGTTTAGCGAAGGAAGAGGATGTTCCAGGAATTCAAGAGAGTGCTTTTGATAAAAAGAAGCATATGAGTTATCTTACTTAA
- the LOC104210291 gene encoding syntaxin-22-like, protein MSFEDLESSGRCLYVQGGGGSYSWGRQTKQTITIPCVSDHQQSIVASLVFQINTSLTTFQRLVNTLGSPKDTLHFRQKLHGKRQKIGELIKETSAKLKQAIESDQHSQSSATRKIANGKLAKDFQSVVKKFQKSQQLAAQREAAYTPFISPEINPSRSQELQISSSARPESRSVILLESKRQELVHLEHEILLNEAIIEEREQGIMEIQQQIGEVNEMFKDLALMVHEQGIMLDDISSNIQSSHDATTQAAQQLTKASKIQQCNSSMSCLLVVIIGVILLIIIVLVLA, encoded by the exons ATGAGCTTTGAAGATCTTGAATCTTCAGGCAGGTGTCTATATGTTCAAGGAGGAGGTGGATCATATTCATGGGgacgacaaacaaaacaaaccatcACAATCCCCTGCGTTTCTGATCATCAGCAGTCCATAGTAGCTTCTTTAGTGTTTCAAATCAACACGAGTCTCACAACTTTTCAACGCCTCGTTAATACACTTGGATCTCCCAAGGACACTCTTCATTTCCGCCAAAAGCT CCACGGAAAAAGGCAGAAAATTGGCGAATTGATAAAAGAAACTTCAGCTAAGCTTAAGCAAGCCATTGAATCTGACCAACATTCTCAATCTAGT GCCACCAGGAAGATTGCTAATGGTAAGCTTGCTAAGGATTTCCAATCTGTTGTTAAAAAGTTTCAGAAGTCACAGCAACTTGCAGCACAGAGAGAAGCAGCTTACACTCCTTTCATTTCCCCCGAAATCAATCCATCCCG AAGTCAAGAGCTTCAGATAAGTTCATCAGCTAGGCCGGAGAGCCGTTCTGTTATCCTTCTGGAATCCAAAAG ACAGGAGCTCGTACACTTGGAACATGAGATTCTTTTAAATGAAGCCATTATTGAAGAAAGAGAGCAAGGAATAATGGAAATCCAACAGCAGATTGGAGAAGTGAATGAGATGTTCAAGGATTTGGCGTTAATGGTCCATGAACAAGGAATTATGCTCG ATGATATCAGTTCCAATATTCAGAGTTCGCATGATGCAACTACACAAGCTGCTCAGCAACTCACCAAGGCATCGAAAATCCAACAATGTAATTCGTCTATG AGCTGTTTGTTGGTGGTGATAATTGGGGTCATCCTGCTTATTATAATCGTACTGGTGCTAGCATAA